Proteins encoded together in one Orbaceae bacterium lpD01 window:
- a CDS encoding urease subunit gamma, producing the protein MELTPREIEKLMLYTLADVAQKRKNRGVKLNYPEAVAIISVTALEGARDGKTLEDVMKEASMALTKSDVMDGVADLIPKVQVEAIFTDGSRLVTVHDPIK; encoded by the coding sequence ATGGAGTTAACCCCAAGAGAGATTGAGAAACTGATGCTATATACCCTGGCTGACGTTGCACAAAAACGTAAAAATCGTGGCGTGAAATTAAATTACCCTGAAGCTGTCGCTATTATTTCAGTGACGGCTTTAGAAGGGGCTCGCGATGGTAAAACGCTCGAAGATGTGATGAAAGAAGCGAGCATGGCTTTAACCAAAAGTGATGTGATGGACGGGGTGGCTGATCTCATTCCTAAAGTTCAGGTCGAAGCGATTTTTACTGATGGTAGTCGACTGGTTACTGTCCATGATCCAATCAAATAA